GGTCACCCCTCTTGGCCACcccaattttcaatttttctccACAAATTTTGGGGATTCCAAAGTTCAGGTACATTATCCATTGCTTCTCTTGTTCAGTGCaatgttttcaaattcaaaccctTGAGCTAATATTAGGtgcccaattttatttattttttactttaaagtTGATTCAAGTTTTATCTAAGTTTGTGGAGTTTAGGTGAACTCTTGAATTTGATTACCTTGATTATTAAATGATTAGCTGATTGTAATTGGGTAGCAAGAGGAGTTTCTGTTGGTAGTTGGGAATATGTAATGTTGTGctttcttttttgtgttttttgggaATTTGAGTTTTTGTTGGATGTAATATAGTAAGGACTAAGAATGATTGTAATAAAAATGGAATGAATTTGATTCCTAAAAGTAAAAATGGTGAATGGCTATATAATCTTTTGtgctttgttttgttgtttgagATTTGGTTTCTTAGATATGGTTGATTATTGATTAGTTATTATGGATGATTATATCAAATGGTCTGAATTGGATTCCTTAAAGTGGAAAAAAAAAGGTTGGTGAATAGCAATAATGAGTCAATTTGTTTGTGCTTGTCAAAGGGAAGGTTGCAGattgtgacaaaagagagttcACCGATCAGAAAAGGGAGGAGATGCTGGTTTCGGAGTTTATAGGACGTTGCCTTCAAGATGTTGAAGGTTCTGCAGTCCAATGTAGCAATAGTCACTCTGTACCGTATTTGAAGGATTGGCATTTTGTAAAGGTATGCCCTATGGAGCTGGAGCCTAGTCTATGTTTCTGATATGCATGTCATCATTGAAGTTCCACCGTGTGGGTTTTGGTCCCTGctaaaaaatttagagataAACTTTGTGTAATAACCTGAATTGAAATTCGGAAATACATGCTTGAGTCTTTTTATCTCACCCTATTTTTGAGGGGACACCAAACTCTCCAGAAAAGTTAGTATTTTATGTTGTCTCATTCTCAAACATGGCATCATTCATATATCAATATGAGACTCTGATTAGTGAATGAAATAAGGAAGCCTTTCAGCAGGGTTCGTCATGCATTTTGTATGACAAAAATTAAGTGTTTATCATTCTCGTTCACTTTGTATCTTTTCATTAAGGCTCTGGTGCAATTAAATAGGATTTTCACCGTTGCTTTCCTTGAATTGTAGTCAATAAAGTTTTTGgctgtttgttttactatttatttatagtGCAACCTTCCTATATATCAAGTTGCGAATCTGTGTTCTGTGACCTAGTAGCTTCTTTATATAATAAACACACACCATTAGCAAGAACAAACAGAAGTTAACAGGTGACTATTTGTCTTATTGGCATGGAGAATCCTCTCCTTACATCAGATTCAGAGGCTCAGAGCTTTTATGTGTTAGATATTCTTGCTTTTGCAGATGACATTATCCTCACTGGTTTCGTCTTTTCTCTCTCTGGCAGGAGTATCCAGAATATGTAGCTTATAAAACTCCAATGTTCTTTTGTGATGATTGGCTTAACCTGTATCTTGACAACTACAGAATGCatactgattctgacaaatACCAAGAAAATAACGAAATATGTTGCTCTGACTATCGTTTTGTATACATGGGAGTTAAAGGTTTGATTGGTCTAGTAGCAACTAATGTCAGATGAT
The sequence above is a segment of the Arachis duranensis cultivar V14167 unplaced genomic scaffold, aradu.V14167.gnm2.J7QH unplaced_Scaffold_158942, whole genome shotgun sequence genome. Coding sequences within it:
- the LOC107472163 gene encoding arginine-specific demethylase JMJ20, with amino-acid sequence MNIKKGEIEKVNWKNLSYSEFVERFMQKNKPLLLNGFSEHHNWRASVDWVTPLGHPNFQFFSTNFGDSKVQVADCDKREFTDQKREEMLVSEFIGRCLQDVEGSAVQCSNSHSVPYLKDWHFVKEYPEYVAYKTPMFFCDDWLNLYLDNYRMHTDSDKYQENNEICCSDYRFVYMGVKGSWTPLHADVFRSYSWSANVCGKKRWLFLDPSQHHLVFDRYECISFAKYKLMMLFQKTLIPMRQRLVVVSKYFMNCF